The genomic segment ATCAACTGCTGCACTGTGGAACTCAGTGGATTTGAGAACTACTCAGCATGTGCAAAGATTagatatatgtgtgtatatgtgtatatatataaggCAACTTCACTTTTTAAATGATGGGGATGTGCTTCGTTTTGGGAGACAtcagattttgaatatttaagAAAGCTATATCtctctttatttccttcttacTGTAGTcacatttctggttttgtctaTCCAGTTTTGCTCCTCTACTGGCACTAAGTGGTTATTGTGGGTTTTGGGGTAAGGGCGGGCAGGGAGGGTGGGGATGTCTATGTACCTAAGtagcttttgtttcttttctttttttttaaatgcctctTTTGCGGCCTCATATAGTAACTGATTGCTTCCAGTGTTAATGAATGAGCAGGAGGATGAGCAAGGTACACTAGAGACTGTTTGGTTTTCAGTTTATTTGAAGAGTATTAACTCAAAAAGCAATAAGAACTTGCAGTGGTCTTCTAATACATAGTGTTAAtgatggttttttttatttaccgGTTTGGAAGTTGGAGACTATATTTGATATTATGTGGGTATTCCATTATGGAATATTGCAGGTGTAAACTCTTGCATTTCAGCATTCCTGGCAGATATGCAACTCGATAAAGACCTAAGTTTGTGTTAGTTCAATCAGACTTTTTATGTCCCACCTTCACTGTTCAAAGCACTGGTTATCAATGTGTTTTCTAGTGTTGTCACTTCtttataaataaagtaaaaatgaggTATGCATCTTCACTGGTATTGtccattttatttatacatGGATATCTACCAGAACTTATATTTGAAAACTTGGAAAGCTGTTGTCTGTGGTTTATCTTTACTAATGTTTGTAAATTCttacacaaatatttaagattgtttctcagcattttaaattgaaatgctTTATATGAATGGTGGTACAATAAATTGTCATACGTGTATCAGAATCGTATTTgctataaatatttctcttggCCTTTTAATGACTAGTAAGAATGTATCTGCAAGGAGTTCTTCATGTTGAAATACCTTGAGTTTATGTACAAGCGAACttgtgaggaagaaagaacatacCTTGACAGCAGAAATGAACTCATTATTTTAGGAGTTACCCTAAAACTTAGTTTAGTATTATACGAGATGGCCTGTCAGCCTTGAAAGAAACGGGGATACTGAAGAAGTTGAACGTTTCTGTGCTCATCCTGATAACCTTAAGCCATTGGTTATTCACCGACAATACCTGTAATTCTGGCAATTAGGTGAAATACAGCTTTCCTTCAGCTATTCATTTGAAGGGTGGAAGCCTAGGCATACGTGAAATTTTTTCTaaatcatttctgaagaaagtgaATTAACGTGAATAGTAAAAGATAAATGGTCGATCGTTTCTGTGTTGATGTAGCTTAGGAAAACATTACCGAAGTAAACGGCGTTTCATGCGTGCTCGGTGCAGGCAGAGGCACAGGCATGGGTTTTGGTAGCCTAGCAACGTGGTGACGGGAaggctatttttaatttgtttctgtcCTTCCGTATAACAAATGGCGTTCCTGGGGGGTGAGCAATTTAAGCAGCCGCAGCCCCAAGCACCAGCGCGGTTCAGAGGGCAGGGTGGAGCCGGGGGAAAGCAGAGGGGGGCCGAGCGGCGTCGGCTGGGGAGGTTGCGGCCGcacgcccccccgcccccccccgcaacTTGCCCGTGGCGCACGGCGCCTTGCGGCAGGGCCTCGGCCCGGGAGCCCGGGCGGGCCCCGCAGCGAGGCGGGCGCGGggcccggggcgggcgggcgggcggctgacgggcggggccgggcctggTTGGGCCGGCGGAGCTACCCCGCCCCCGCGCCGGAAGaggccccggggcggcgggagcGTTTccggggcagggctggaggcgGAGGCGGCCCGGCAGCGCCATGACGTCGCTCCGCGCCTTCACCTGCGACGACCTGTTCCGCTTCAACAACatgtgagcccccccccccccccccccccgccctttcCCCTGGCTggggccggccccgcagcccggcagGGCCCGCGCTGAGCGTTGCTCTTTGTCCGCAGCAACCTGGACCCGCTGACGGAGACCGTATCCTTCCGCTGCCGCCGGCCGCCCGGCAGGAGGCCTCGGGGGGCGCCGCGCCGGTGTCGCTGTGCTCCTTAACTGACGGCCGCAGTACGGGATCCCCTTCTACCTGCAGTACCTGGCGCACTGGCCCGAGTACTTCATCGTGGCGGAGGCGCCCGGCGGGGAGCTGATGGGTTACAGTGAGTgccgcggccccggctcccGCTGCTCCGGGGCTCCGGCTGCCCTcgggccgcggggcgggcgcgCTGCGAGCGCTGGTCGCGACGCTGAGCTCCGGGCTCGGGCTTCGGCTTCCCTTTGCCCGCCGAGAGCCAGCCCCGGGCCGGGGAGCCGCGCGTGCCTTGCCGCGGCGCGGTGGCGTTCCCCGGCAGTACCCGCTGCTGGGGCTGTCTGCCTGTTCGTCCTCCTCGTTACCCGTGCCCCAGCATCCCGGGAGGCCTTCGCAGAGACTCGGGAAATGACCTGCTCGATGTGTTGAAGCCTAAAGCGCGTGTGCTGTGGGTGACGGGTGTTTCTGAAGTACCGTGTGCGATAGGAAGTTTGAGTGGTTGTTCGCAATCTAATGCTTGCGTGGCGTTATGTAGAAACAAACTCCAAAGACACCCCTACTCCCCActcaactcccccccccccccccccaaaaaaaaaaaaaaaaaaaaaaaaaaacaaacaccttttttGGCTACATGTAACGTGTTGGCAGGCAGGGCCTAAGCTTTCTTTTGCCAGGTTAGCGAAGCTTCCCAAGTTCTCCCCCCTCAGAGCGACCAGAAATGTCCATTAGCTGCTAGGATGATGAGCCAGTTTTTGGCTTGTAGCCCTCTGTTCTTCCATTATTCCAGTCAGACCCGGAATTCTGCTTATTTAAAGACTTGTGAGAATTGCTTAAGACTTTTATTTAGAAGTCACTCCTcagaaaacaagttttgaaaaacgatttaacttttttaatgCTAATCAGGAGAGTAGCATTTACTAGCGTAAAACGAGCAAAATGATGTGTGATGTAATGAAGCAGAACTGTGTGAGAACCGTTTGCATTGTCTGCGGTAGGTGAATTTGGGTGTCAGAATAGGTTAGCGCGCAGTTGGTGAAATCAGGAACTAGCATCTGGGGGTCTTTCCAAGAGAGCTTGGAATCCAGATGGAAATGTGACCTTCAAGGGCCTTGTCTGCCTTTCTCTGAAGCTCTGATATTTGACCTGCAACCGTACAGAGTTGCTAAGTCGTAGAGTGATAACACAGACGTGCCTTGTTCAGCTTTTTGCCACACTCATTGCAGCGTGTGTTTATATACTCTTCTGTAAAGATGTGTATCTGGGGTGCATTATCCCAAAGGCGCTGCTGTGCTGATAACTCTGTATGTCCACAGTAATGGGTAAAGCAGAAGGCTCTGTGGCTAGGGAAGAATGGCACGGACATGTTACTGCTCTCTCTGTTGCACCAGAATTTCGACGGCTGGGTTTGGCTGCCAAGTTGATGGAACTATTGGAAGAAATCTCAGAAAAGTGAGTATTACCCTTCTCTTTAAGTTGATCTTTTAAAGTATTCTTTCTGTAGACTTCTGTCTGTGATTTAGGTATTTGTTTTACATGAAACATACCCAGGCTCCCAGACTTCTCTATTAAATAGTGCCCCAACTGACTGAAATTCCCTGTAGTTAGAGAACAAGAACTAAAAACTTCGCctggcattttaaaatctcttgaTTTCTATGAAAGCTCACTTGCCATGATGAATGGGAAGTAGTCTAAATTTCAGCAAAGACACTGTATAAAGGATCCTTTTCTTGACATTTTGTGAAGTTCTTTTCCTACCAACTGTGTTTTCCATAGTGCCCCCAACATACTTGTTTAGCACTTGTGGACTTTGTGCGGGTTCCCTTGGACACAATATTACACCAGTGTGGTGCTGCAGACAGTAACTTAGCTTACTTTCCATCTCATGCTGGGTTACTCATAcctgcagaaaataaacataGGGAAACGTCCCTAGCTCATGCCAGTAGGGCAACCCTGTTGTGGTTGGTAAAATCCAAAAACTGCGTGATTCTTTGAAGAACTTGCGTATTGAGGGCCATCTCCTGTTAGGCAGCTGGATTGtgggactgattttttttcttcccctgttcaTTTTGAAGGGGGCAGTCCCTAAGCTAGTCCAATGTAAATGCATCCAAAATATagattataattaaaaatatatgtatatgaaaatGAGGCTTGTGTGGGTATTTGGCTTGCCCTGTTCTTTTTGTTAATAATTCTGAATGCACTGGATGGTTTAGAAGATTGTTCACGTGACCAAAAAATGACTTCTGCCAATACTGGGCTTGTCCCTTGGTAAAAGGAGTGCATCTGTTATTACAGCGTGAAACACACCCGATTAGTGTACCGCCACATCAGACCTGTTCTTGGTTACATGTTGTAGGTTCTTAATTGGAAATACATTCATCTGCTCGTtcttactgtgttttgtttattttttcaaagaaagggCGGATTTTTCGTTGATCTCTTTGTGAGAGTATCAAATCAGGTTGCAGTAAATATGTATAAGCAACTAGGCTACAGTGTGTACCGGACAGTGTTAGAGTACTATTCTGCTAGCAATGGAGAGCCGGATGAGGATGCTTATGGTAAGTTCTTGTTCTACCCCAAGTTGAATGGAAAGATTGTCTAGTTGTGTGTCCCAGggttttttgtatgttttgtttatatGGAAAAAGTTAAGGTGGTTGTTGTGTAATGGGATTTTACTTCTTCCTTTAGATAGCTTTTCCTGCTGAGGATTAACATCTGTTATAAAACTTAATCTTGCAGTTTGCACATTGCGTTGTATCCctggtaaaataaaatgccagaTGAGTAAACTATCAAGTACAAAGACATGTTATTCTCTGAGTAAGGATAAATAACATGCAGTTACTTATCTAATGGAAAGAATGCCCCTGGCAAGTGCCTGGACTTATTCCTGATACCACTTGGAAGAGGAATGGCTgtgctttccttcttcctttctcttccctccttttctgtGACGgccttcccacccccaccctttTGTTTTGTCCCTTGATTATACGGACTTGAGGCATTGTTTTTCTCAGCCAATTAAAATTCGACGAAGGCTAATGGTCCACGGTGACAGAGAATTGGGTGGCCTTTTCAATTTAAAGGATAAAGGACATGGAAATTTCGAGTACTATGTTAACAAAACAGGAGTACTAGGTGCTTgttattgcaaaatattttttcctgtaagtgTCCCCCACGAAAGCTTTTTTGGGCTTGCTGTGTATCTCTTCTGTTCATCCATTCATCGTTTGAGATGAAAGTAACATGAAATACAAAGGCTGTGGACAGACAACTACAGTTGTTGCAGATGACTTAAGTCATGTTTGGCCTTTCAGCCTGCCATTTTCTTGACATTCAGTTGAATTTGGTGCTGTACTAACGATTTGAATCGTTCACTTTGCTACCGAAATGTGCTTGATTAAAAGTGATCTTACTGTAATAGGGAATTCGCTTAGTATGGCTTTGTGCAACGACTCTTGTcacaacaacatttttttctcttgctacAGATATgagaaaagctctttccagAGATATGGAGAAGAAATCTATTATACCTCTTCCTCATCCTGTGAGACCAGAAGACATTGAGTAACTGTAAACTGTGATTCTCAGGCAACATGCTAAGAATTTTGGGTTCCCTCTCTGCCTGCCCCCCAAAACCTTACGGATGAGAAAACATAGCCTCAGTGTTTTTTCCCATGAAATACCGAAAGCAATATTGAGAAGTTTACGTACGCTGCCTTTACTGGTAATAG from the Anser cygnoides isolate HZ-2024a breed goose chromosome 6, Taihu_goose_T2T_genome, whole genome shotgun sequence genome contains:
- the NAA20 gene encoding N-alpha-acetyltransferase 20, with the translated sequence MTSLRAFTCDDLFRFNNINLDPLTETYGIPFYLQYLAHWPEYFIVAEAPGGELMGYIMGKAEGSVAREEWHGHVTALSVAPEFRRLGLAAKLMELLEEISEKKGGFFVDLFVRVSNQVAVNMYKQLGYSVYRTVLEYYSASNGEPDEDAYDMRKALSRDMEKKSIIPLPHPVRPEDIE